Below is a genomic region from Deltaproteobacteria bacterium.
TTCAATAGGGCCGTCAAGCTATTTTCTTCGCTCGTCTCGGCCTTCACTGGCTCTTCAAAATTCGTGTGATTCGATGAAGGGCAATACGACACACGATGACATAGGATGCAGCGAAGATAGGCACCTGGAAGACAAGCCGGCAGACGCCCTTGTCCACCCGATCCACACGGTGTCCCGTTGCAGGAAACCCAAAGACATGCCAGGACCAGTATCGGCCGTCATCCATTTCAGTGATGGCAAAAGGCGCCCACAACCCCAGGGCACTTCGGACTCGGCCTTTTGAGCCCAATTGGATATAGCGCTCTGAACACTCCACAGCAAGGACGGAGGGGCCCCATTCCACCCAGCGGGAAGTGTCTGTGAGCAAATTCCAAAGGGTCGCGCAGGAGGCATTGATTATGCCACTCGTCTCAATATATGGAAATCTAAACGTCATGATTTCAGGTCAACCCCAAAGAGGCTCACCCATACAGCCAGCATGGACTATTCGAAGCTCCCCTTGGAAAGGGAATCAACCTGCCTAACGTAAGCTTCAATATTGAACTTGCGTCGTAAGCCGGCCGCGTTCATAAATCTGACTTTCCCAAAGACCGGCCTTTCTTTCCATGCCCGGTCGTGTTTGCCAAAACACCAAGCCACGCCAGCAAAGCCATTGGGATCTCTGCCATCTAACTCATACTTGTTGTTGAGATAAAGGGCGATGCGGTAGCCTTCCTCTAGGGTCTTGCTCCACTCCAGGATCTTCTTACCCCAATACATGCGCATGTAATTGTGCATCTTGCCGGTGGCGACCATTTCCTGCTGTGCAGCGTTCCAGTACGGATCATGGGTCCGTGCCGTCTCCCATTCCTCTAAATGGTAAACGTATTCTCGCAGATCCTTTTGGTGGACCTTTAACGTATCCTTTGCCCATTCAGGGAGTGCTTCAAAGGTGTCATAGTGGGCGTTGTAGTGGACGAAGTTCATGCTGAGTTCTCGACGAACCACCAATTCTTCCAGGTAGGCGTCTTTGGCCTTCTTGGACTTGCCTCGCGCCTGATGGACTTTCAAAGCAATATGAAGGGGAGAGATCTGCCCGAAGTGCAGATAAGGGCTCATGTGGGAACCGAGATTGAGACTCGGATCGCTCCGTCGCTCAGCATAGTCTTTAAGCTTATTTGCGATGAATGCCTCTAGGAGTTGTTCCCCGTGAGAGGCGCCGCCTCGGAAGGAATCCACAGGAGTCACCGTAACGTCAATTTTCAGGCGTGTGATGATCCCCTTCACGTCACCCAAATTCACACTTTGACACTTGAATCCCAGGGAATCTCTTTTGATGGGCATCTCTTTCAATGGCACCAAGTAACGCGAGAGATACCTTTCAATTTTTGGGCGTAAGATCCCGGCACTGTAAGCTTCCTTGTCTGATGCAACCTCCACGGGCACTACGACATCGCTTTCCACTTGGAGGACAAGGCATGAGACCTTTTCCGACACATGCCGGCGCCATTGCTTCTGAATTCGGAGATATCCTCGGTCGGTTACCACCAGGGAG
It encodes:
- a CDS encoding SRPBCC family protein is translated as METSGIINASCATLWNLLTDTSRWVEWGPSVLAVECSERYIQLGSKGRVRSALGLWAPFAITEMDDGRYWSWHVFGFPATGHRVDRVDKGVCRLVFQVPIFAASYVIVCRIALHRITRILKSQ
- the phrB gene encoding deoxyribodipyrimidine photo-lyase yields the protein MIQPERIQALNDRPVQRGKYVLYWMQASQRATWNHALAFAIQQANERHEPLLVLFGITNRFPEANARHYTFMLEGLREVRDVLMKQGIQFVVKLESPELAAIQLAREASLVVTDRGYLRIQKQWRRHVSEKVSCLVLQVESDVVVPVEVASDKEAYSAGILRPKIERYLSRYLVPLKEMPIKRDSLGFKCQSVNLGDVKGIITRLKIDVTVTPVDSFRGGASHGEQLLEAFIANKLKDYAERRSDPSLNLGSHMSPYLHFGQISPLHIALKVHQARGKSKKAKDAYLEELVVRRELSMNFVHYNAHYDTFEALPEWAKDTLKVHQKDLREYVYHLEEWETARTHDPYWNAAQQEMVATGKMHNYMRMYWGKKILEWSKTLEEGYRIALYLNNKYELDGRDPNGFAGVAWCFGKHDRAWKERPVFGKVRFMNAAGLRRKFNIEAYVRQVDSLSKGSFE